A stretch of DNA from Thermus antranikianii DSM 12462:
CCAGGAGTTCCTTGGAGGTGGAATCCCAGGCGTCGATCTGCAGGACGTTGGCCACCAGGTTCCGGTGGGTGAGCATGGCGCCCTTGGAGATGCCCGTGGTGCCCCCTGTGTACTGCAAAAGGGCCAGGTCCTCGGGATCAGCGGGATGGGGGGTGGCGGGGGGATGCTTCAGGAGGTCCAAGAAGGCGTGGAACCCCTCCCGTTTGGGAAAGCCCAGGGGGAGCTTGTCCCGCTTTGCCTTTAGGGGGTAAAGGAGGTTCTTGGGGAAAGGGAGGAAGTCCTTGATGCCGGTGACCACGGTGCGCTTCACCGGGGTTTCCCCCTCCACCTCCAGGAAGCGGGGCAGAAGGTGATCCAGGATGACCAGGGTTTCCGCCCCTGAATCCTTGAGCTGGTGCCTTAGCTCCCTTGGGGTGTAGAGGGGATTTACGTTAACTCCCACGCCCCCCGCCAAAAGGGTTCCGTAGAAGGCGATGACGAACTGGGGGGTGTTGGGAAGCATGATGGCCACCCGGTCGCCGGGCTTCACCCCTAGGGCTTTAAGCCCCTCGGCGAAGCGTCGGGATTTCTCCCATAGCTCCGCATAGGTAAGGGTTTTTCCCAGGAACTCTAAGGCGATGTGGTGCGAGTAACGCTGGGCAGCGTCTTCCAGGAATTGCCACAGGGGGATGGGGGGTACCTCCACCTCGTGCGGCACACCGGGGTCATAGTGGGCGAGCCAGGGCTTGGCGCTGACTTGGTCCATACCTTACCTCCTTCGCCCCGAGCTTACCAAAAACTTTATACCGCGTTCAAGACCATGGGCCGGTGTAGCATGGATAAGGAGGTTTCCTATGCGCTTCCGCGACCGCAGGCACGCTGGGGCTCTTCTGGTGGAAGCCCTGAAGCCCTTGGGTCTAGAACGCCCTGTGGTTTTGGGCATCCCTCGGGGCGGGGTGGTGGTGGCGGATGAGGTGGCGAAAGGCCTGAGGGGGGAGCTGGATGTGGTCCTGGTGCGCAAGGTGGGGGCTCCGGGAAATCCGGAGTTCGCCCTGGGGGCGGTGGGGGAAAAGGGGGGCATGGTCTTGAAGCCCTATGCCCTCCAGTACGCCGACCAAAGCTACCTGGAGCGGGAAGCGGCCCGCCAGAAGGACGTGATCCGCAAGCGGGCCGAGCGCTACCGTAAGGTGAGGCCAAAGGTGCCCCTTGCGGGCCGGGATGTGGTGCTGGTGGACGACGGCATCGCC
This window harbors:
- a CDS encoding phosphoribosyltransferase, whose amino-acid sequence is MRFRDRRHAGALLVEALKPLGLERPVVLGIPRGGVVVADEVAKGLRGELDVVLVRKVGAPGNPEFALGAVGEKGGMVLKPYALQYADQSYLEREAARQKDVIRKRAERYRKVRPKVPLAGRDVVLVDDGIATGSTMEAALAVVLSEKPRRVVVAVPVASPDAVERLKDQAEVVALSAPPDFAAVGAYFMDFGEVTDEEVEGLLLQWSA